A stretch of Canis lupus baileyi chromosome 2, mCanLup2.hap1, whole genome shotgun sequence DNA encodes these proteins:
- the TTLL13 gene encoding tubulin polyglutamylase TTLL13 isoform X9, with amino-acid sequence MEPNTCKTSESEYAEEEESEEECVKGEATIPSNSSQQELSKADYKEFGDGVPLSIVAKKIPKKIIAPDDLEVGRRKRRQKRRPLAINLTNCKYESVRRAAQMCGLKEVGEDEEWTVYWTDCSVSLERVMDMKRFQKINHFPGMTEICRKDLLARNLNRMQKLYPTEYNIFPRTWCLPADYGDFQSYGRQRKTRTYICKPDSGCQGRGIFITRNPREIKPGEHMICQQYISKPFLIDGFKFDMRIYVLITSCDPLRIFMYEEGLARFATMPYVEPSHNNLDDVCMHLTNYAINKHNENFVQDDAVGSKRKLSTLNAWLREHSYNPEELWGDIEDIIIKTIISAHSVLRHNYRTCFPQYLSGGTCACFEILGFDILLDHKLKPWLLEVNHSPSFTTDSRLDREVKDALLCDAMTLVNLQGCDKRKVMEEDKRRVKERLFQCHQQPRDTRREQRESSHVAVLDQERYEDSHLGGYRRIYPGPDMEKYSPFFKHNGSLFQETAASKAREECARQQLEEIRLKQEQQETSGSKKRKESRDQNQGESAGEKSRSRVGLRAFSTHLAYRNRTREKELLSVHLDTMHPQEIVEEEELERMKALLQRKNLIRSLGIVEQLTRMLQPNHQGQRNLEEYGPKNFNWIGDPAAISPCSLSMKISGRRYFSRARVRFTSQGQASRRLEAINRALAGSESSSLTLKQGYHLQPERVASSSWIDSTLPSEVDSEHRAPKVQDVSALPLPP; translated from the exons ATGGAGCCAAATACCTGTAAGACCAGCGAATCAGAGTACGCTGAAGAAGAGGAATCTGAGGAGGAGTGTGTTAAAGGGGAAGCTACCATCCCTTCTAACTCTTCTCAGCAGGAACTCTCAAAGGCTGACTATAAGGAATTTGGGGATGGAGTTCCCTTATCTATTGTGGCcaagaaaattccaaagaaaatcaTAGCCCCAGATGACTTAGAAgttgggaggagaaagagaaggcagaaacGCAG ACCCCTGGCCATCAACCTGACCAACTGCAAATATGAGAGCG tGCGCCGGGCAGCCCAAATGTGTGGCTtgaaggaggtgggggaggacgAGGAGTGGACTGTGTACTGGACAGACTGCTCTGTCTCCCTGGAAAGAGTCATGGACATGAAGAGGTTTCAG AAAATCAACCACTTCCCTGGCATGACAGAAATCTGCCGCAAAGATCTACTGGCTCGCAACCTCAACCGCATGCAGAAACTCTATCCTACTGAATACAACATCTTCCCCCGCACCTGGTgcctccctgcaga CTATGGGGACTTCCAGTCCTATGGTCGTCAGCGAAAAACCCGCACTTATATCTGCAAGCCAGACAGTGGCTGCCAGGGACGGGGCATCTTCATTACCCGAAATCCCCGGGAGATCAAGCCAGGAGAGCATATGATCTGCCAGCAATACATCTCCAAG CCCTTCCTCATTGACGGCTTCAAGTTTGATATGCGAATCTATGTCCTGATCACATCCTGTGACCCTCTCCGGATTTTCATGTATGAGGAGGGCCTGGCCCGCTTTGCCACTATGCCCTACGTGGAGCCCAGCCACAACAACCTG GATGACGTCTGTATGCACCTGACCAACTATGCTATCAACAAACACAATGAGAATTTTGTCCAAGATGATGCTGTAGGCAGTAAGAG GAAACTGTCTACACTCAACGCCTGGCTGCGAGAACACAGCTACAACCCCGAAGAGCTGTGGGGCGACATTGAGGACATCATCATCAAAACCATCATCTCAGCTCATTCTGTTCTTCGCCACAACTACCGAACCTGTTTTCCCCAATATCTGAGTGGAGGTACATGTGCCTGTTTTGAGATCCTTGGTTTTGACATCTTGCTGGACCACAAGCTGAAGCCCTGGCTGCTGGAG GTAAACCACTCTCCAAGTTTCACCACTGACTCCCGCCTCGATCGAGAAGTGAAGGATGCGCTTCTCTGTGATGCCATGACCCTTGTCAACCTCCAGGGCTGTGACAAAAGGAAGGTGATGGAGGAGGACAAGCGGCGAGTCAAGGAGCGGCTTTTCCAGTGCCACCAACAGCCACGAGACACCAG GCGAGAACAGAGGGAGTCGTCCCATGTGGCGGTACTAGATCAGGAACGCTACGAGGATTCCCACCTCGGAGGATATCGGCGGATCTACCCTGGGCCTGACATGGAGAAGTATTCACCTTTCTTTAAGCACAATGGCTCCCTCTTCCAGGAGACTGCTGCTTCCAAGGCCAGGGAGGAGTGTGCCAG GCAGCAACTGGAAGAGATCCGCCTTAAGCAGGAACAGCAGGAGACCTCAGGCAGTAAGAAGCGGAAAGAAAGCAGGGACCAGAACCAGGGTGAATCAGCAGGGGAGAAGAGCCGATCCAGGGTCGGGCTCCGGGCATTCTCCACCCACCTGGCTTACAGGAACCGGACCCGGGAGAAAGAG CTGCTGTCAGTACACCTGGATACCATGCATCCGCAAGAAATTGTggaagaggaggagctggagaGAATGAAGGCTTTGCTTCAAAGGAAGAATCTTATCCGAAGCCTCGGTATTGTAGAGCAGCTCACTCGCATGCTGCAGCCCAACCACCAGGGCCAGAGAAATCTTGAGGAGTATGGG CCCAAGAACTTCAACTGGATAGGAGATCCAGCAGCCATCAGCCCCTGTTCATTGTCAATGAAGATATCTGGAAGGCGCTATTTTTCCAGGGCGAGAGTCAGGTTCACAAGCC AAGGCCAAGCCAGCAGAAGGCTCGAAGCCATAAACAGAGCTCTGGCAGGATCAGAGTCATCCTCTCTAACCCTAAAGCAGGGCTACCATCTGCAACCAGAAAGAGTGGCAAGTAGCTCATGGATTGACAGCACCTTACCCTCGGAGGTAGACTCTGAACACAGGGCACCCAAGGTCCAGGATGtctctgccctgcctctgcccccctga
- the TTLL13 gene encoding tubulin polyglutamylase TTLL13 isoform X3, translating into MEPNTCKTSESEYAEEEESEEECVKGEATIPSNSSQQELSKADYKEFGDGVPLSIVAKKIPKKIIAPDDLEVGRRKRRQKRRPLAINLTNCKYESVRRAAQMCGLKEVGEDEEWTVYWTDCSVSLERVMDMKRFQKINHFPGMTEICRKDLLARNLNRMQKLYPTEYNIFPRTWCLPADYGDFQSYGRQRKTRTYICKPDSGCQGRGIFITRNPREIKPGEHMICQQYISKPFLIDGFKFDMRIYVLITSCDPLRIFMYEEGLARFATMPYVEPSHNNLDDVCMHLTNYAINKHNENFVQDDAVGSKSYNPEELWGDIEDIIIKTIISAHSVLRHNYRTCFPQYLSGGTCACFEILGFDILLDHKLKPWLLEVNHSPSFTTDSRLDREVKDALLCDAMTLVNLQGCDKRKVMEEDKRRVKERLFQCHQQPRDTRCSRREQRESSHVAVLDQERYEDSHLGGYRRIYPGPDMEKYSPFFKHNGSLFQETAASKAREECARQQLEEIRLKQEQQETSGSKKRKESRDQNQGESAGEKSRSRVGLRAFSTHLAYRNRTREKELLSVHLDTMHPQEIVEEEELERMKALLQRKNLIRSLGIVEQLTRMLQPNHQGQRNLEEYGARFHQDRLGSQELQSVSLVPLVLLRGAAKVQGPPHFLYPVRIQEFIPRILGPLPTINAAFPHHSWCHLQPKNFNWIGDPAAISPCSLSMKISGRRYFSRARVRFTSQGQASRRLEAINRALAGSESSSLTLKQGYHLQPERVASSSWIDSTLPSEVDSEHRAPKVQDVSALPLPP; encoded by the exons ATGGAGCCAAATACCTGTAAGACCAGCGAATCAGAGTACGCTGAAGAAGAGGAATCTGAGGAGGAGTGTGTTAAAGGGGAAGCTACCATCCCTTCTAACTCTTCTCAGCAGGAACTCTCAAAGGCTGACTATAAGGAATTTGGGGATGGAGTTCCCTTATCTATTGTGGCcaagaaaattccaaagaaaatcaTAGCCCCAGATGACTTAGAAgttgggaggagaaagagaaggcagaaacGCAG ACCCCTGGCCATCAACCTGACCAACTGCAAATATGAGAGCG tGCGCCGGGCAGCCCAAATGTGTGGCTtgaaggaggtgggggaggacgAGGAGTGGACTGTGTACTGGACAGACTGCTCTGTCTCCCTGGAAAGAGTCATGGACATGAAGAGGTTTCAG AAAATCAACCACTTCCCTGGCATGACAGAAATCTGCCGCAAAGATCTACTGGCTCGCAACCTCAACCGCATGCAGAAACTCTATCCTACTGAATACAACATCTTCCCCCGCACCTGGTgcctccctgcaga CTATGGGGACTTCCAGTCCTATGGTCGTCAGCGAAAAACCCGCACTTATATCTGCAAGCCAGACAGTGGCTGCCAGGGACGGGGCATCTTCATTACCCGAAATCCCCGGGAGATCAAGCCAGGAGAGCATATGATCTGCCAGCAATACATCTCCAAG CCCTTCCTCATTGACGGCTTCAAGTTTGATATGCGAATCTATGTCCTGATCACATCCTGTGACCCTCTCCGGATTTTCATGTATGAGGAGGGCCTGGCCCGCTTTGCCACTATGCCCTACGTGGAGCCCAGCCACAACAACCTG GATGACGTCTGTATGCACCTGACCAACTATGCTATCAACAAACACAATGAGAATTTTGTCCAAGATGATGCTGTAGGCAGTAAGAG CTACAACCCCGAAGAGCTGTGGGGCGACATTGAGGACATCATCATCAAAACCATCATCTCAGCTCATTCTGTTCTTCGCCACAACTACCGAACCTGTTTTCCCCAATATCTGAGTGGAGGTACATGTGCCTGTTTTGAGATCCTTGGTTTTGACATCTTGCTGGACCACAAGCTGAAGCCCTGGCTGCTGGAG GTAAACCACTCTCCAAGTTTCACCACTGACTCCCGCCTCGATCGAGAAGTGAAGGATGCGCTTCTCTGTGATGCCATGACCCTTGTCAACCTCCAGGGCTGTGACAAAAGGAAGGTGATGGAGGAGGACAAGCGGCGAGTCAAGGAGCGGCTTTTCCAGTGCCACCAACAGCCACGAGACACCAGGTGCTCCAG GCGAGAACAGAGGGAGTCGTCCCATGTGGCGGTACTAGATCAGGAACGCTACGAGGATTCCCACCTCGGAGGATATCGGCGGATCTACCCTGGGCCTGACATGGAGAAGTATTCACCTTTCTTTAAGCACAATGGCTCCCTCTTCCAGGAGACTGCTGCTTCCAAGGCCAGGGAGGAGTGTGCCAG GCAGCAACTGGAAGAGATCCGCCTTAAGCAGGAACAGCAGGAGACCTCAGGCAGTAAGAAGCGGAAAGAAAGCAGGGACCAGAACCAGGGTGAATCAGCAGGGGAGAAGAGCCGATCCAGGGTCGGGCTCCGGGCATTCTCCACCCACCTGGCTTACAGGAACCGGACCCGGGAGAAAGAG CTGCTGTCAGTACACCTGGATACCATGCATCCGCAAGAAATTGTggaagaggaggagctggagaGAATGAAGGCTTTGCTTCAAAGGAAGAATCTTATCCGAAGCCTCGGTATTGTAGAGCAGCTCACTCGCATGCTGCAGCCCAACCACCAGGGCCAGAGAAATCTTGAGGAGTATGGG GCTAGATTTCACCAGGATAGGCTGGGCAGTCAAGAACTGCAATCTGTGAGTCTGGTCCCATTGGTCCTCCTGAGAGGGGCCGCCAAAGTGCAGGGCCCTCCTCATTTTCTGTATCCAGTTCGGATCCAAGAATTCATCCCCAGGATCTTAGGGCCCCTACCAACCATAAATGCTGCATTTCCACATCATTCCTGGTGCCATCTACAGCCCAAGAACTTCAACTGGATAGGAGATCCAGCAGCCATCAGCCCCTGTTCATTGTCAATGAAGATATCTGGAAGGCGCTATTTTTCCAGGGCGAGAGTCAGGTTCACAAGCC AAGGCCAAGCCAGCAGAAGGCTCGAAGCCATAAACAGAGCTCTGGCAGGATCAGAGTCATCCTCTCTAACCCTAAAGCAGGGCTACCATCTGCAACCAGAAAGAGTGGCAAGTAGCTCATGGATTGACAGCACCTTACCCTCGGAGGTAGACTCTGAACACAGGGCACCCAAGGTCCAGGATGtctctgccctgcctctgcccccctga
- the TTLL13 gene encoding tubulin polyglutamylase TTLL13 isoform X4 produces MEPNTCKTSESEYAEEEESEEECVKGEATIPSNSSQQELSKADYKEFGDGVPLSIVAKKIPKKIIAPDDLEVGRRKRRQKRRPLAINLTNCKYESVRRAAQMCGLKEVGEDEEWTVYWTDCSVSLERVMDMKRFQKINHFPGMTEICRKDLLARNLNRMQKLYPTEYNIFPRTWCLPADYGDFQSYGRQRKTRTYICKPDSGCQGRGIFITRNPREIKPGEHMICQQYISKPFLIDGFKFDMRIYVLITSCDPLRIFMYEEGLARFATMPYVEPSHNNLDDVCMHLTNYAINKHNENFVQDDAVGSKRKLSTLNAWLREHSYNPEELWGDIEDIIIKTIISAHSVLRHNYRTCFPQYLSGGTCACFEILGFDILLDHKLKPWLLEGCDKRKVMEEDKRRVKERLFQCHQQPRDTRCSRREQRESSHVAVLDQERYEDSHLGGYRRIYPGPDMEKYSPFFKHNGSLFQETAASKAREECARQQLEEIRLKQEQQETSGSKKRKESRDQNQGESAGEKSRSRVGLRAFSTHLAYRNRTREKELLSVHLDTMHPQEIVEEEELERMKALLQRKNLIRSLGIVEQLTRMLQPNHQGQRNLEEYGARFHQDRLGSQELQSVSLVPLVLLRGAAKVQGPPHFLYPVRIQEFIPRILGPLPTINAAFPHHSWCHLQPKNFNWIGDPAAISPCSLSMKISGRRYFSRARVRFTSQGQASRRLEAINRALAGSESSSLTLKQGYHLQPERVASSSWIDSTLPSEVDSEHRAPKVQDVSALPLPP; encoded by the exons ATGGAGCCAAATACCTGTAAGACCAGCGAATCAGAGTACGCTGAAGAAGAGGAATCTGAGGAGGAGTGTGTTAAAGGGGAAGCTACCATCCCTTCTAACTCTTCTCAGCAGGAACTCTCAAAGGCTGACTATAAGGAATTTGGGGATGGAGTTCCCTTATCTATTGTGGCcaagaaaattccaaagaaaatcaTAGCCCCAGATGACTTAGAAgttgggaggagaaagagaaggcagaaacGCAG ACCCCTGGCCATCAACCTGACCAACTGCAAATATGAGAGCG tGCGCCGGGCAGCCCAAATGTGTGGCTtgaaggaggtgggggaggacgAGGAGTGGACTGTGTACTGGACAGACTGCTCTGTCTCCCTGGAAAGAGTCATGGACATGAAGAGGTTTCAG AAAATCAACCACTTCCCTGGCATGACAGAAATCTGCCGCAAAGATCTACTGGCTCGCAACCTCAACCGCATGCAGAAACTCTATCCTACTGAATACAACATCTTCCCCCGCACCTGGTgcctccctgcaga CTATGGGGACTTCCAGTCCTATGGTCGTCAGCGAAAAACCCGCACTTATATCTGCAAGCCAGACAGTGGCTGCCAGGGACGGGGCATCTTCATTACCCGAAATCCCCGGGAGATCAAGCCAGGAGAGCATATGATCTGCCAGCAATACATCTCCAAG CCCTTCCTCATTGACGGCTTCAAGTTTGATATGCGAATCTATGTCCTGATCACATCCTGTGACCCTCTCCGGATTTTCATGTATGAGGAGGGCCTGGCCCGCTTTGCCACTATGCCCTACGTGGAGCCCAGCCACAACAACCTG GATGACGTCTGTATGCACCTGACCAACTATGCTATCAACAAACACAATGAGAATTTTGTCCAAGATGATGCTGTAGGCAGTAAGAG GAAACTGTCTACACTCAACGCCTGGCTGCGAGAACACAGCTACAACCCCGAAGAGCTGTGGGGCGACATTGAGGACATCATCATCAAAACCATCATCTCAGCTCATTCTGTTCTTCGCCACAACTACCGAACCTGTTTTCCCCAATATCTGAGTGGAGGTACATGTGCCTGTTTTGAGATCCTTGGTTTTGACATCTTGCTGGACCACAAGCTGAAGCCCTGGCTGCTGGAG GGCTGTGACAAAAGGAAGGTGATGGAGGAGGACAAGCGGCGAGTCAAGGAGCGGCTTTTCCAGTGCCACCAACAGCCACGAGACACCAGGTGCTCCAG GCGAGAACAGAGGGAGTCGTCCCATGTGGCGGTACTAGATCAGGAACGCTACGAGGATTCCCACCTCGGAGGATATCGGCGGATCTACCCTGGGCCTGACATGGAGAAGTATTCACCTTTCTTTAAGCACAATGGCTCCCTCTTCCAGGAGACTGCTGCTTCCAAGGCCAGGGAGGAGTGTGCCAG GCAGCAACTGGAAGAGATCCGCCTTAAGCAGGAACAGCAGGAGACCTCAGGCAGTAAGAAGCGGAAAGAAAGCAGGGACCAGAACCAGGGTGAATCAGCAGGGGAGAAGAGCCGATCCAGGGTCGGGCTCCGGGCATTCTCCACCCACCTGGCTTACAGGAACCGGACCCGGGAGAAAGAG CTGCTGTCAGTACACCTGGATACCATGCATCCGCAAGAAATTGTggaagaggaggagctggagaGAATGAAGGCTTTGCTTCAAAGGAAGAATCTTATCCGAAGCCTCGGTATTGTAGAGCAGCTCACTCGCATGCTGCAGCCCAACCACCAGGGCCAGAGAAATCTTGAGGAGTATGGG GCTAGATTTCACCAGGATAGGCTGGGCAGTCAAGAACTGCAATCTGTGAGTCTGGTCCCATTGGTCCTCCTGAGAGGGGCCGCCAAAGTGCAGGGCCCTCCTCATTTTCTGTATCCAGTTCGGATCCAAGAATTCATCCCCAGGATCTTAGGGCCCCTACCAACCATAAATGCTGCATTTCCACATCATTCCTGGTGCCATCTACAGCCCAAGAACTTCAACTGGATAGGAGATCCAGCAGCCATCAGCCCCTGTTCATTGTCAATGAAGATATCTGGAAGGCGCTATTTTTCCAGGGCGAGAGTCAGGTTCACAAGCC AAGGCCAAGCCAGCAGAAGGCTCGAAGCCATAAACAGAGCTCTGGCAGGATCAGAGTCATCCTCTCTAACCCTAAAGCAGGGCTACCATCTGCAACCAGAAAGAGTGGCAAGTAGCTCATGGATTGACAGCACCTTACCCTCGGAGGTAGACTCTGAACACAGGGCACCCAAGGTCCAGGATGtctctgccctgcctctgcccccctga